The genome window GCCATTGACAAGACGGGAAACGGAAGTGCTTCAGTTGATGAGCAATGGTCTCTCGAATAAGGAGATTGCTGAGAAGTTCAAGTTATCGGAGGGGACGATCAAAAACCATATCGTGAACATATTCGGGAAACTGCAGGTGAAGAACCGGGTCCAAGCAACCATTAATGGCAAAAGGTATAAGCTCATTCGCTGATCCTGTGAAAGTTGTAAAAGGTTGAAGGAAAAGAGCCGATCGGCTCTTTTTTTGTTGGAACAAAGGATGGAAACCATGACTTTAGTTACATCTTTTTTGTCGAATAGGGGGGTATACTCGTATAGGTAAAATGAAACATGATCAAAATGAATGTACGAAAGAGGTTTTGTTTATGAAAAAGAGAAGGCTGCAGGTTTTCATCACTATTTTAGCATTAGTCCTATCGTTTGGATTTACCACTCAATCGCCGAAAGCTGACACGAACACAGATGAAAACACAACGCAACCAACAGGGGATACAACCACGACAGGAGATTCCGCTCAAACAACAGATAAATCAACAGACAAAACGCAATCGACGGACCCAACACAAACAACTGAAGTCACAACTCAATCAGCAGATGAGGTTGTGGTTTTTAAGGACGCTAACCTTGCCCAGGCTATTCGTAGTCAGTTGCAGCTTAAACAAGGCGAAGATATCACCAAAACCGACCTCGCAAAAGTCAATTATCTTTTTACAAAAGACATTTCCAACCTTTCCGGTTTAGAGTATGCGAAAAACTTAGTGATGCTGGGAATATCAGACGGATCCATCAGCGATCTCATCCCCTTAAAAAGCTTGACAAAGCTACAATCTTTGAATCTCTCAGGAAATAAAATTACCGATATCAGTGTATTGACACAAATACCAAATCTGACAGTGGCCAATGTCGCCGACAACCCACTGAACTTCAACCCAGGATCCGCTGCATACAACGATCTTCAGACTTTGGTCGGAAATGATGTGCGTGTCTATCATGACGGCATGGTTCACTTTACAACCAAAAAGGTGACCAAAAACGCGATTACGGTAGGATGGACCATAGACCAATCAGACGGAATGCCTCATCTTTTCACACTTTCTTTGAACGGGAAACCGGTTAAGACGATTGATTTAGTCAAAAAGGCTGAGTCCGAACATACATTTACCGGTTTGAAAGAAGGACAGACGTATGATATCGAACTCAGCACGTATTTTAATTTAATCGCAAGAGACAACAAAGTGACAAAGACTCTTCATGTGAAAGCGGAAGACATTCAACCGCAGCCACAAGTCACTGTCAAACCTGCCGTTGGCGGCCAATTGGCAACGATTGGTGATCAAAATATCGACGCAGTGAAAACAGGGGGGACACTAGAGATCGATTTGAAAAACTACACACAAGATCAAGTCAATGTGAAATTGACCGCTGCACAAATCAAGAACATGCAAGAGAAAAATATCGCCGTCAAAATCAATAAAGGAGACGCCACAGTCAGCATCCCGACCCAACTGTTGGGAGATGACCAGGACGTCACAGTAGCTGTTGACAAACTTGAGCCTGTTGATGGCGCACTTTCTGCAACCTATGACTTTACGATTAAAACGGCGAGCGGAACCATTTCACAGTTTTCCGAACCCGTTACTCTTACATTCCAAGTAGACCCGAAGAAAGTAACGAATCCTGACAATGTAAAAGTGTGGTACTATAACACGTCAACTAAGAAATGGGAGTTAATTGGCGGCACCTACTCCAACGGAGTCGTGACGGCTCAAACGCATCACTTTAGTACGTATACGGTCTTCGAAAAGAATGATAAACCGTCGAGTAGCTCGAACGAAACGAGTGCTGACTCGGGAAACGGTACCGAAAATGAACTTCCGGAAACGGCAACGAATACAATGAACTTTCTAGGGTTCGGTGCCTTGTTGATTCTTTTGGCTGTGACGCTCTTATGGTTCCAACGAAGAAAACAAAAAGCTTAACGCGATAAAAGGAGTTGTCCCAAAGTTCGTTCTTTTGGGTCAGCTCTCTTCCCTTTTCTTGATTTTTATTCCAATTTGTTGTGTGTTTTGTCGATGAATCTCAGACGCCTGTATAGATAAAGGAGAGTTCAATGGCCAAAAGAATGAATAAAATATTGAAGATCGTCATCGTGTCTCTCGTCACATCTATGACTTTGATGCCCACCTATTTAGCCAGGGCGAATACACAGGAGATGTCGACTTTAGGAGACACACCAACAGCGTGGCCAGAGGTATTTACGCCCTATACGCAAACGGACGGGACGCCAATTTTTGATCCTGGTGCTGACGTACATCCCATCGATGTTGATATCACGAGCGGGGTTGCTAAAGGTTACGGAAATTTACCGTCGATGTATATAGCCTCAGACGGCACAAATTTATTTGTGAGATTTAGATTAAAAGGGAATCCATACGACCGAAAAGGAGGATTTCTTTCTTCTGTATGGCTCATGAAGTTAGCTGTTAACGGAGTAACGAAAGCAACGATTGGATTAGATGGGAAATCTCCGCATTTTGATTATGTGTATGTGGCCAATGCCGACGGAACTAAGGTTCAGCCTATTTACATAACGCCGACAGATGGGGGGAACACAGTTCCGGGAACAAGAATTACCGAGGCGGAGAACAGGCAATACTTTTTGGACTTTCAAGTCCCCATTCAAAGAATAATAGATGTCGCCCCTGAAGTGACGTTGTCAACACCGATGCAGTTCTTTCTTGGAACCTCAAAAGCTGCCAATTTGACCGTGATCAACAAAGAATGGATGGATACAAACAGCAGTGATGGAGAAAAGGTTAGTTTTAACGGCTTGTCTGAATGGATTTTGGATCAACAACCATTAACGGTCGTCATCAATGGCGGTGGCAGTAAGGAATATAATGCAACCACAGGTTTTACGTTGTCGGGAATGACTTCACTGGAAAGCGGAACGGCCACGGTTGATATTGATGGAACTACGTACATGGCAACCATTGAAAGCAATAATTGGCATTTAGATTTACCTGAATCCGTCTCGGGTGTAAATGGTGTTTATACGGCGACCGTTACCGTCTCGGATTTGGGAGAGACAGCAACTGCGACACAAGAAATAACGATTGATACGGGTTCGGACGGGTTAATCACCATTGACGGAGGGGCAACGGCAACGACGAACAGCGTGAATCCTATAATAACCGGAACCGCCGGTGGAAGTAACGGTTCCAAGGTTCAATTGTTCGTTCACAATCAGGCCGATGCCACGAACCAGAGTGATGTTGAAGGAAGTGCAAATGCAAACAACGGAACATGGTCGACCAGTGTCGCTTTGCCTAATCCTGTCGATGGACAGGTGTATACGTTAGTTGCTAAATACACCAACAGCAATGGCACAACAACTCTTGCAACGACAAGTCAAGAGTTAACCTATCAATCTACGGCGGCGTCAGTTTCTTTTCCGACGGTCGGTATTGATACTGTCACTGGAGATGCCATTCCCAACATTAAGGGCAGCAGTACCGGAGCTGATCAAATCGAGGTGCAAATCGATGGTGTAATTGTTGGTATTGTTACTCCTGCGGCAGGAGGTTCGTGGAGTATATCGCTTGAAAAGCCATTCGCAGAAGGTTCTCATGAAATAAAAGTGATTGCGAAAAACAGTTATGGAAGCGCAACAGCCAAAACGACGTACACGATCAGCAGTACGGCCATCAGTATCGACAACGGAACGGCCCTGGTGACGAATGACAATCAACCGACCATTCAAGGGAATACGAATGCTCCGGATGGAACGATGATAACTGTAAAAATTGGGAGCGAAACCTATCAAGTAAAGGCATTGAACGAAAGATGGGTTTTGGAATATCCTTTGGATCAATATTTACCTGACGGCACTTATCCAGTAACAGTCACGGTTGGTGAAGCGAGTGCAAACCAGACGTTAACCGTTGATACATCAACATTTGTTACGATAACCAAACCAAGCGATGGGTCATCCACATCGGAGACGAGTCCCTTATTATCGGGGACGTCTGAAAAAGCAGCAACGGTTGAACTGATTTTAACAAATACGGAGGGCAAAGCCGCCTTTATAAAAAATGTAACCGCTGCTCAAAATCTTTTGGATCCCAATAAAGGGGATTGGATCGCTGCTTTAGCAGATGGTTTACCTGTAGGGACTTACACTTTAACAGCAACGGCTTCCGATAGAAATGCCAACGAGGCGGTGGAAACGAGTTCATTTACGATTACGTCAACAAAGATCAGTATAGCAAATGTTGATCCTGTGACAGCCACAGTGTCGAATGGGACGAGTGAAGCGGAAGCGAAGGCAGCGCTGGGGATAACGGTGGAGGTTACTTTAGAAAACGGAACAAAGCTTGAGGTGCCGATTACTTGGAGTACCGAGGCTACCCCGAATTATGACGGCAGCACAGCCGGAGATTATGTGTACACGGGAACGTTCGGGACGTTGCCGGAGGGCATAGACAACGCGGGGAACGTGGCGGCGCCGACGGGAACGGTGACCGTCGGAGCGCCAGCAAAAGTAAGCATTCAGAGTGTATCAAATGTGAAGAAAGTCGTCGCAAACGGGACAAGTGAAGCGGAAGCGAAGGCAGCGCTGGGGACAACGGTGGAGGTTACTTTAGAAAACGGAAGCGCGATCTCGGTTCCCATCACTTGGAGTACCGAGGCTACCCCGAATTATGACGGCACCACAGCCGGAGATTATGTGTACACGGGAACATTCGGAACGCTGCCGGAGGGAATAGACAACGCGGAAAACGTGGCGGCTCCGACAGGTACGGTGACTGTGGAAGCACCACAAACGGTAAGCATTCAGAGTGTGTCGAATGTGAAGAAAGTCGTCGCAAACGGGACAAGTGAAGTGGAAGCGAAGGCAGCGCTGGGGACAACGGTGGAGGTTACTTTACAAAACGGAAGTGTGATCTCAGTTCCCATCACCTGGAGTACAGATGCCTCACCGGAGTATGATGGTAACACTGCCGGAGATTATGTGTACACGGGAACGTTCGGGACGCTGCCGGAGGGCATAGATAATGCAGAAAACGTGACGGCGCCGACGGGAGCGGTGACCGTCGGAGCGCCAGCAAAAGTAAGCATTCAGAGTGTGTCGAATGTGAAGAAAGTCGTCGCAAACGGGACGAGTGAAGCGGAAGCGAAGGCAGCGCTGGGGGCAACGGTGGAGGTAACGTTAGAAAACGGAAGTGTGATCTCAGTTCCCATCACCTGGAGTACAGAGGCCTCACCGGAATATGACGGCAGCACAGCCGGCGATTATGTGTACACGGGAACGTTCGGGACGCTGCCGGAGGGCATAGACAACGCGGGGAACGTGGCGGCGCCGACGGGATTGATTACGGTATTAAAGGCGTTGAGCAGTGAAAAGCAAATTGTTTCAACAAAATTTGGAGAGGTCGATGCTGCAAATAATGTAACAGGTGTTCCAGCCGGAACCCAAGTCAGTGATTTTCTAGAAGGTCTCATGGTTTCAAAAGGTACAAAGATCGAAATGGTAAATAAAAACGGCGTAATCGTAGAAAATCCTGAAATAACGGATGTAACGGGTGATATGATCATTCGTATTAAAGCTGGAGATGGCAGCGTATCCGAACATTCCATTTCAATCGTTTGGCCGGTTGTGCTTCAATTAACCTCCGATCCGAAAAGCATTGTTGGGGATGGAAAATCACAGGCGACTTTAAAAGCTGTTTTACATGATTTAAACGGGAATCCCATTTCTCACGTGGAAGTTCAGTTTGTTGCGGAAGTAGGGACATTGTCAAAGGAAATGGTGGAAACGAATCATCATGGCGAAGCAGTGGCGACCTTAACTTCTCCGCGAATGATTGGAACGGAAGCCATCACTAAACATGTCAGAGTTATTGTAGTTGACCCGGTCAGAGGCATATCGGCTAAGGATGAAATAGCCATTCATTTTCAACCGCCAATCATTGTTGGACAAGTTCTGGATGCCAATGGAAAGCCCATTGCAAATGCAACTGTCTGGATTATGGTCGACGGTGAAAAAATAAAGGCAGTCACCAATCGTAACGGTAAGTATAGGATTACCGTCCCTCGCAGTGGAGATTACACGGTTCATATCAAGGTAGCAATGCTTGTGGACGGACAAGAGGTCATCTCCACTTTTACTCAACAGGCAGAAGTAAAGTCGACGGGACAAAGTGAGCTATACAAACCGGACCGAAAAGTGAGCGGACAACTTTTCGTGAATACGAGAAATCATCAAATCAAAACCACTCAAGAAATGTTTCCTGACGGGAAATTATCTGTCCATGTACTAAATGATCCAAATGGTCTCATTCAGGCAAAGATTAATCAGGCTGGGAAGTATGAATTAACAGGTTTTGAACCCGGAAAAACTTATCAAGTGGTTTTCAGTATTGAAAAGAATGGAGAAAGTTTGGCAGGTAAACTTTCTGAAATTACAGTTGGGACGGACGGTCAAATCGTCGTTGTGAATGAATTAATTGATCCGTTTGGCATTGTCACAGATTCGAGAACCGGTGATCCTATCCCAGGAGTTACCATGAAGATCTACTGGGCGGACACCCAATTGAACAGGGACAAGGGTCACACACCCAACACTTTGGTAGAACTGCCAACGTTGGATCACTTTCCGCCAAATCAAAACCGTAATCCGCAAATCACAACGGAGGTGCTAAAGAGTCATCTAGGGGTTGGGAACTATGCCTGGATGCTTTTTGCAAACGGTGATTATTATATCATTTCCGAAAAAGATGGATATACCACCTATGACAGTCGTCAAGATCTAAAAACGGATACTCAAGTTGGGGATAGCTGGATTCGAAACGGGACTATTCATATTGGACACACCATGATTCGTTACGACATTGCAATGAATGCTTTGCATTCGCAGCCTTCATCTACTCAAACCGATGAGCCGAAAGAAGCAACGGTTAAAGAAATCGATACTCCGCAACCTCAAGACGAAGGAACTGCGAATACGGAGATCGGAAAGATGGAAAATAAAGAATTGCCGAATACAGCCACTCGTTTGTATGACAGACTGTTCATCGGTTTAGTCATGATGGGTTTAGGCATTTTATTGATCGCTTTAAAGGGTCGAAAAGCCGAAGGAGAAGAATGAAAGATGAGCATGCCAAAGAGTCTTATCACTATGGATGAAAATTTTATCAAACAAATTAGAGGGTGATTGAATGGTTTGGGGGAAGAGAAGCAAGCTCTCGTTCACTAAAATCT of Bacillales bacterium contains these proteins:
- a CDS encoding Ig-like domain-containing protein, with amino-acid sequence MAKRMNKILKIVIVSLVTSMTLMPTYLARANTQEMSTLGDTPTAWPEVFTPYTQTDGTPIFDPGADVHPIDVDITSGVAKGYGNLPSMYIASDGTNLFVRFRLKGNPYDRKGGFLSSVWLMKLAVNGVTKATIGLDGKSPHFDYVYVANADGTKVQPIYITPTDGGNTVPGTRITEAENRQYFLDFQVPIQRIIDVAPEVTLSTPMQFFLGTSKAANLTVINKEWMDTNSSDGEKVSFNGLSEWILDQQPLTVVINGGGSKEYNATTGFTLSGMTSLESGTATVDIDGTTYMATIESNNWHLDLPESVSGVNGVYTATVTVSDLGETATATQEITIDTGSDGLITIDGGATATTNSVNPIITGTAGGSNGSKVQLFVHNQADATNQSDVEGSANANNGTWSTSVALPNPVDGQVYTLVAKYTNSNGTTTLATTSQELTYQSTAASVSFPTVGIDTVTGDAIPNIKGSSTGADQIEVQIDGVIVGIVTPAAGGSWSISLEKPFAEGSHEIKVIAKNSYGSATAKTTYTISSTAISIDNGTALVTNDNQPTIQGNTNAPDGTMITVKIGSETYQVKALNERWVLEYPLDQYLPDGTYPVTVTVGEASANQTLTVDTSTFVTITKPSDGSSTSETSPLLSGTSEKAATVELILTNTEGKAAFIKNVTAAQNLLDPNKGDWIAALADGLPVGTYTLTATASDRNANEAVETSSFTITSTKISIANVDPVTATVSNGTSEAEAKAALGITVEVTLENGTKLEVPITWSTEATPNYDGSTAGDYVYTGTFGTLPEGIDNAGNVAAPTGTVTVGAPAKVSIQSVSNVKKVVANGTSEAEAKAALGTTVEVTLENGSAISVPITWSTEATPNYDGTTAGDYVYTGTFGTLPEGIDNAENVAAPTGTVTVEAPQTVSIQSVSNVKKVVANGTSEVEAKAALGTTVEVTLQNGSVISVPITWSTDASPEYDGNTAGDYVYTGTFGTLPEGIDNAENVTAPTGAVTVGAPAKVSIQSVSNVKKVVANGTSEAEAKAALGATVEVTLENGSVISVPITWSTEASPEYDGSTAGDYVYTGTFGTLPEGIDNAGNVAAPTGLITVLKALSSEKQIVSTKFGEVDAANNVTGVPAGTQVSDFLEGLMVSKGTKIEMVNKNGVIVENPEITDVTGDMIIRIKAGDGSVSEHSISIVWPVVLQLTSDPKSIVGDGKSQATLKAVLHDLNGNPISHVEVQFVAEVGTLSKEMVETNHHGEAVATLTSPRMIGTEAITKHVRVIVVDPVRGISAKDEIAIHFQPPIIVGQVLDANGKPIANATVWIMVDGEKIKAVTNRNGKYRITVPRSGDYTVHIKVAMLVDGQEVISTFTQQAEVKSTGQSELYKPDRKVSGQLFVNTRNHQIKTTQEMFPDGKLSVHVLNDPNGLIQAKINQAGKYELTGFEPGKTYQVVFSIEKNGESLAGKLSEITVGTDGQIVVVNELIDPFGIVTDSRTGDPIPGVTMKIYWADTQLNRDKGHTPNTLVELPTLDHFPPNQNRNPQITTEVLKSHLGVGNYAWMLFANGDYYIISEKDGYTTYDSRQDLKTDTQVGDSWIRNGTIHIGHTMIRYDIAMNALHSQPSSTQTDEPKEATVKEIDTPQPQDEGTANTEIGKMENKELPNTATRLYDRLFIGLVMMGLGILLIALKGRKAEGEE
- a CDS encoding leucine-rich repeat domain-containing protein; amino-acid sequence: MKKRRLQVFITILALVLSFGFTTQSPKADTNTDENTTQPTGDTTTTGDSAQTTDKSTDKTQSTDPTQTTEVTTQSADEVVVFKDANLAQAIRSQLQLKQGEDITKTDLAKVNYLFTKDISNLSGLEYAKNLVMLGISDGSISDLIPLKSLTKLQSLNLSGNKITDISVLTQIPNLTVANVADNPLNFNPGSAAYNDLQTLVGNDVRVYHDGMVHFTTKKVTKNAITVGWTIDQSDGMPHLFTLSLNGKPVKTIDLVKKAESEHTFTGLKEGQTYDIELSTYFNLIARDNKVTKTLHVKAEDIQPQPQVTVKPAVGGQLATIGDQNIDAVKTGGTLEIDLKNYTQDQVNVKLTAAQIKNMQEKNIAVKINKGDATVSIPTQLLGDDQDVTVAVDKLEPVDGALSATYDFTIKTASGTISQFSEPVTLTFQVDPKKVTNPDNVKVWYYNTSTKKWELIGGTYSNGVVTAQTHHFSTYTVFEKNDKPSSSSNETSADSGNGTENELPETATNTMNFLGFGALLILLAVTLLWFQRRKQKA